One window from the genome of [Clostridium] celerecrescens 18A encodes:
- a CDS encoding YciI family protein, which yields MTYIYLMSNVKPLHKELIMSHVDHLKELKNQDKLVFCGPFTDYPGGMVIFLAEDLAEATKIAKSDPFIASGCKSFEIRTLEPANEENNYLLGE from the coding sequence ATGACGTATATATATTTGATGAGTAATGTAAAACCATTACATAAGGAACTCATAATGAGTCATGTGGATCACTTAAAAGAATTAAAGAATCAAGACAAGCTTGTATTTTGCGGGCCTTTTACAGATTACCCCGGAGGGATGGTCATTTTTTTAGCTGAAGACTTGGCGGAAGCAACGAAGATAGCAAAATCAGACCCTTTCATTGCTTCCGGCTGTAAATCTTTTGAAATCAGAACGCTGGAACCAGCCAATGAAGAAAACAATTACCTTTTGGGAGAATAA
- a CDS encoding glycoside hydrolase family 3 N-terminal domain-containing protein — translation MIIIQERNFYIYGNDAVHRVNTCEGTVIFPHNIGIGAANNKELTYQMGIAVANEAKITGMLWSFSPCLSVVPVGYGIKY, via the coding sequence TTGATAATAATACAAGAAAGGAACTTTTACATATATGGAAATGATGCGGTTCACAGAGTTAATACATGTGAAGGCACGGTCATATTTCCTCATAATATAGGTATCGGTGCGGCTAATAATAAAGAATTAACCTATCAGATGGGGATTGCAGTAGCGAATGAAGCAAAGATAACAGGCATGCTGTGGAGCTTTTCCCCTTGCTTATCTGTTGTTCCGGTGGGATATGGAATAAAGTATTAG
- a CDS encoding DEAD/DEAH box helicase — translation MDVSKFHNYIISEDIVKALNGLEYDIPTEVQARVIPAALKKNNLIVKARTGSGKTAAYVIPICEFIEWLENKPQALILTPTRELAVQVKEDFTNIGRFKRIKAAAIYGGHQFSMEKAELKQKTHVVVGTPGRVMDHIRKGTLPLNKINCFVIDEADRMLDMGFIEQVKEIMKELPLERMTMLFSATMSDEVKSLSENYMSDPINIDVSENGIVTADINHALYITDEEDKFNLLTDVMIIENPDSCIIFCSMKDQVDMVSERLNKLGYPCNKMHGGMEQDDRLSAIKRFKRGEYRYLIATDVAARGIDIENISLVINYDIPLDEENYVHRTGRTGRAGRKGKAISFVVPTQTRYLHDIEDLIGFKIQEKTKPSQEEVANLKPSFEKKLNTAPKIKKMKSDQLNKDIMRLRFNGGKKKKLRATNFVGVISNLDGMKAEDIGIITIQDTLTYIEILNGKGPLVLKAMKNTMICGKQLKVTKAVDKI, via the coding sequence ATGGATGTTAGTAAGTTTCATAATTATATAATCAGTGAGGATATTGTAAAGGCGCTTAATGGTCTGGAGTATGATATACCTACGGAGGTTCAGGCAAGAGTCATTCCGGCTGCTCTGAAAAAAAATAATCTTATCGTCAAAGCCCGGACGGGCAGCGGTAAGACTGCTGCATATGTAATTCCGATATGTGAATTTATTGAATGGCTGGAAAATAAACCACAAGCGCTTATTTTGACTCCAACAAGGGAGCTTGCTGTTCAAGTAAAAGAGGATTTTACTAATATAGGCAGATTTAAACGAATAAAAGCAGCAGCAATCTATGGAGGTCACCAATTTTCTATGGAGAAAGCAGAGTTGAAGCAAAAAACTCATGTAGTTGTTGGTACACCGGGGCGCGTCATGGATCACATAAGGAAAGGTACGTTACCTTTAAATAAGATTAACTGCTTCGTCATTGATGAAGCTGACCGAATGCTTGATATGGGATTTATTGAGCAGGTAAAAGAAATTATGAAAGAACTGCCCCTGGAACGGATGACAATGCTGTTTTCTGCTACGATGTCCGATGAAGTAAAAAGTTTATCAGAAAATTATATGAGTGATCCCATCAATATAGATGTCAGTGAGAACGGTATCGTGACGGCTGATATTAATCATGCTCTTTATATTACGGATGAAGAAGATAAATTTAACTTACTGACCGATGTTATGATTATTGAAAATCCGGATAGCTGTATCATCTTTTGTAGTATGAAAGACCAAGTGGATATGGTTAGTGAACGTCTGAATAAGTTAGGCTATCCCTGTAATAAAATGCATGGCGGCATGGAACAAGACGATCGATTATCTGCAATAAAGCGTTTTAAAAGGGGAGAGTACCGCTATTTAATAGCCACTGATGTAGCGGCAAGAGGGATAGATATAGAGAATATTTCTCTGGTTATTAACTATGACATCCCCTTGGATGAAGAGAACTATGTTCATCGCACAGGAAGAACAGGGCGTGCAGGGCGAAAAGGGAAGGCCATTTCCTTTGTTGTTCCGACTCAAACCAGATATCTGCATGACATCGAAGATCTGATCGGGTTTAAAATTCAGGAAAAAACGAAACCTTCCCAAGAGGAAGTAGCCAATCTGAAACCTTCCTTTGAAAAAAAATTGAATACGGCTCCTAAGATTAAAAAAATGAAAAGTGATCAATTGAATAAAGATATAATGAGATTACGTTTCAATGGTGGAAAGAAAAAGAAACTCAGAGCAACTAATTTTGTCGGGGTCATATCCAATCTTGATGGTATGAAGGCAGAAGACATCGGAATTATAACCATACAAGATACCCTTACTTATATAGAAATACTAAACGGGAAAGGCCCCTTGGTGCTGAAAGCAATGAAAAATACTATGATTTGCGGTAAACAATTGAAGGTAACGAAGGCAGTGGATAAAATTTAA
- a CDS encoding ClC family H(+)/Cl(-) exchange transporter yields MQTECHTVKNTIHRYRSFRYALILEGIAVGTISGAFVVLFRYLLTYAEKLLTTVLNYGKDHIWVIPVWFVFLTAAAFVVAMLLKWESFISGSGIPQVEGEMMGELDPCWWKVLIAKMGGGLLSIGCGLSLGREGPSIQLGAMAAKGLSRLTKRARTEEKLLITCGASAGLSAAFNAPIAGVLFSLEEVHKHFSPELLLSTMASSITADFVSRNVFGLQPAFNLQISTMMPLSSYGHVILFGVILGAMGVFYNNCLSMTQDLYMRIPFQAVRVLIPFLLAGIFGFTYLYVLGGGHPLVETLSSSQMVLGALIVLLIAKFSFSMLSFGCGAPGGIFLPLLVIGAVSGSIYYHAAGLVTGSLNGLLGNFIILGMAGCFSAIVRSPITGIILISEMTGSFSHLLTLSMVALVAYIIPDMLHTAPVYDQLLHRLLAKMKPEIHSSLSREKVLVEGMIYYGSDADGQKVSEINWPQTCLLVSLMRGEAEFVPRGDTTLSAGDKIVILCDESAQGKIHRILREMCETVKISYQK; encoded by the coding sequence ATGCAGACTGAATGTCACACGGTAAAGAATACCATTCATCGGTACCGAAGTTTTCGCTATGCTTTAATATTGGAAGGAATTGCTGTAGGTACAATTTCAGGCGCTTTTGTTGTGCTTTTCCGGTATCTCCTGACCTATGCGGAGAAATTGCTTACTACAGTTTTAAACTATGGAAAGGATCACATATGGGTTATACCAGTATGGTTTGTTTTTTTGACAGCTGCAGCTTTTGTTGTTGCAATGCTGTTGAAATGGGAATCCTTTATATCCGGAAGTGGAATTCCCCAGGTAGAAGGTGAGATGATGGGAGAATTAGACCCCTGTTGGTGGAAAGTCCTGATTGCAAAGATGGGCGGAGGTCTACTTTCCATTGGGTGCGGTTTGTCACTGGGAAGAGAGGGGCCAAGTATTCAGCTGGGGGCAATGGCCGCAAAAGGCTTGTCGCGCCTGACCAAAAGAGCAAGGACAGAGGAGAAGCTTCTAATTACATGTGGGGCCAGCGCCGGACTTTCTGCTGCATTTAATGCTCCCATTGCCGGTGTTCTATTCTCCTTGGAAGAGGTTCACAAGCATTTTTCACCGGAACTGCTTTTATCTACCATGGCCTCCTCCATTACGGCTGATTTCGTTTCAAGAAATGTGTTTGGCCTTCAGCCCGCTTTCAATTTACAGATCAGCACCATGATGCCTTTATCTTCATATGGCCACGTAATTCTCTTCGGGGTAATCCTGGGAGCCATGGGGGTCTTCTATAACAACTGCCTTTCCATGACTCAGGATTTATATATGAGAATACCATTTCAGGCAGTCCGGGTTCTGATACCATTTTTACTGGCTGGAATTTTCGGTTTTACCTACCTATATGTATTAGGCGGAGGTCATCCTCTTGTGGAAACACTGTCCAGTAGCCAGATGGTACTTGGGGCATTGATCGTACTTCTGATCGCTAAATTCAGTTTTTCCATGTTAAGCTTTGGCTGCGGTGCACCGGGTGGAATCTTTCTTCCTCTTCTGGTAATCGGAGCAGTGAGCGGAAGTATTTATTACCATGCGGCTGGATTGGTAACCGGTTCCTTAAACGGACTTCTGGGCAATTTTATTATTTTAGGAATGGCAGGTTGTTTTTCTGCCATTGTCCGCTCTCCCATCACCGGAATAATACTGATCAGTGAGATGACAGGTAGTTTCTCTCATTTGCTGACACTGTCCATGGTCGCCCTGGTGGCCTATATCATCCCCGATATGCTTCATACGGCTCCTGTCTATGACCAGCTTCTTCATCGGTTACTGGCAAAGATGAAACCGGAAATTCATTCTTCTCTTAGCAGAGAAAAGGTACTGGTAGAAGGGATGATATATTACGGAAGTGATGCAGATGGACAGAAGGTTTCTGAGATCAACTGGCCCCAAACCTGTCTGCTGGTATCGCTAATGAGGGGCGAAGCAGAGTTTGTTCCGCGGGGTGATACAACTTTATCGGCCGGAGACAAGATCGTAATCCTGTGCGACGAATCTGCTCAGGGGAAAATCCACAGAATCCTGCGGGAAATGTGTGAAACAGTAAAAATATCTTATCAAAAATAA
- the rsmH gene encoding 16S rRNA (cytosine(1402)-N(4))-methyltransferase RsmH — translation MDNQEQKHQRRPRYKGTHPRAFKDKYKELQPELYADAVAKVIQKGNTPAGMHRSICVKEILEILQIAPGQTGLDATLGYGGHTLEMLKCLDSKGHLYATDVDPIELPRTRERLERLGYGPEILTVKQTNFSNIDQITSESGPLDFILADLGVSSMQIDNPERGFSFKTEGPLDLRLNPSKGISAADRLKTISQDELHGMLLENADEPHSAEISRAIISAIKKGEDITTTSQLQQIINDALKFIPEKDRNDEVKKSCQRCFQALRIDVNNEFEVLYTFLEKLPAAMAEGGRVAILTFHSGEDRLVKKSFKRFYREGIYREIAPEAIRPSAAECNSNGRARCAKLRWAVKA, via the coding sequence ATGGATAATCAAGAACAAAAACATCAGCGTCGCCCCAGATATAAAGGCACTCACCCCAGAGCTTTTAAAGATAAATATAAGGAACTGCAACCAGAGTTATACGCTGATGCTGTGGCAAAGGTCATTCAAAAAGGAAATACTCCTGCTGGTATGCATCGCTCCATTTGTGTAAAGGAAATATTAGAAATTTTACAAATCGCCCCTGGTCAAACTGGATTAGATGCAACTTTAGGTTATGGCGGTCATACTTTAGAGATGCTTAAATGCTTAGATTCAAAGGGACACTTATATGCTACTGATGTAGATCCTATTGAATTACCCAGAACCAGGGAGCGTTTGGAACGCTTAGGCTATGGCCCGGAAATTTTAACGGTCAAGCAAACAAACTTCTCCAATATAGATCAAATTACTTCCGAATCAGGACCATTGGATTTTATATTGGCAGATTTAGGCGTCTCTTCCATGCAAATAGATAATCCTGAAAGAGGATTTTCTTTTAAAACAGAGGGACCGCTAGACCTTCGGTTAAATCCATCGAAAGGTATCTCTGCAGCGGATCGTCTTAAAACTATTTCACAAGACGAATTACATGGCATGTTGTTAGAAAATGCGGATGAACCACATTCTGCAGAAATTTCTCGTGCCATTATTTCCGCAATAAAAAAAGGAGAAGACATTACAACAACAAGTCAGCTCCAGCAAATCATCAATGATGCATTGAAATTCATTCCGGAAAAGGATAGAAACGATGAAGTGAAAAAATCCTGTCAAAGATGCTTTCAGGCGCTGCGAATTGATGTCAATAATGAATTTGAAGTGTTATATACATTTTTAGAAAAACTTCCTGCTGCAATGGCGGAGGGCGGACGTGTTGCGATCCTTACCTTTCATTCTGGCGAAGACCGCCTTGTTAAAAAATCCTTTAAACGTTTCTATCGTGAAGGGATCTATAGAGAAATTGCTCCTGAAGCAATTCGACCATCAGCAGCCGAATGCAATTCCAATGGCCGCGCTCGATGCGCAAAATTACGTTGGGCTGTAAAAGCTTAA
- the ygiD gene encoding 4,5-DOPA-extradiol-dioxygenase, which translates to MSKMPMMFIGHGSPMNAIEDNRYTKSWMEMAKKIPKPESIVSISAHWYTKGTKIMNEENPKTIYDMYGFPKELYEISYNVPGNPKLAENVESLISKQSVFDNSWGIDHGTWSVLVHMYPERDIPVFQISIDASAQPEVHYQIGRELKSLRHQGVLLFGTGNIVHNLRMIDWEIKDKGFDWAYKFDDYMKENIENRNHEKVINYLSLGETAKLAVPTPDHFNPILYILGASDKEDEISTYNNGCMMGSLSMTSYLFT; encoded by the coding sequence ATGTCTAAAATGCCGATGATGTTTATAGGTCATGGATCACCTATGAACGCAATAGAAGATAACCGCTATACGAAGAGCTGGATGGAAATGGCAAAGAAAATACCTAAGCCTGAGTCAATAGTATCAATTTCGGCTCATTGGTATACGAAAGGTACAAAGATTATGAATGAGGAAAATCCAAAGACTATTTATGATATGTACGGATTTCCTAAAGAGTTATATGAGATTTCATATAATGTTCCTGGTAATCCGAAACTTGCGGAGAATGTAGAAAGTTTAATCAGCAAACAAAGTGTATTTGATAATTCCTGGGGCATTGACCATGGTACCTGGTCTGTTCTGGTCCATATGTACCCCGAAAGGGATATCCCCGTTTTTCAAATCAGTATAGATGCCTCCGCGCAGCCGGAAGTTCATTATCAAATAGGCAGGGAGTTAAAATCCTTAAGGCATCAAGGCGTTCTTTTGTTTGGCACCGGAAATATCGTTCACAACCTGCGAATGATTGATTGGGAAATAAAAGACAAAGGCTTTGATTGGGCATATAAGTTTGATGATTATATGAAAGAAAATATTGAAAATAGAAATCATGAGAAAGTGATAAATTATCTGAGCTTGGGAGAAACAGCAAAATTAGCCGTACCTACGCCGGATCATTTTAATCCGATTTTATATATACTTGGCGCCTCCGATAAAGAAGATGAGATATCGACCTATAACAATGGCTGCATGATGGGTTCCTTGTCTATGACAAGCTATTTATTTACATAG
- a CDS encoding TIM barrel protein → MSKKGREFMSIEFGMPTLIELTDLEENAKLCNNLGLKFIELNMNLPQYQIESMKKTKMFQDISKEYGVYYTIHLDENLNISDFNQAVTKAYLDTVIQALMIAKELEIPLLNMHMNRGVYFTLPEQKIFLFEKFRDSYLRSIQYFKTICENLIGGDNLIITIENTEGYPAHQREAIDILLESPVFALTWDIGHSHSADDIDEKYIMQNECKLKHFHIHDANGKKNHLTLGEGNINLLEKLNIANQNHCRCVIETKTVASLHKSLNWLNTHWEQ, encoded by the coding sequence ATGTCAAAAAAAGGCAGGGAATTTATGAGTATTGAATTTGGTATGCCCACTTTAATCGAACTGACAGACTTAGAGGAAAATGCTAAGCTTTGTAATAACCTTGGACTAAAATTTATTGAGCTTAACATGAATTTACCACAGTATCAGATAGAGAGCATGAAAAAAACAAAAATGTTTCAAGATATATCCAAGGAATACGGAGTCTATTACACAATCCATTTAGATGAAAACCTGAATATCAGCGATTTTAATCAAGCTGTGACCAAAGCTTATCTGGATACGGTTATACAAGCTTTGATGATTGCCAAAGAGCTGGAAATTCCCCTTTTAAATATGCACATGAATCGAGGGGTATATTTCACGCTTCCAGAGCAGAAAATATTTTTATTTGAAAAATTCCGGGATTCTTATTTAAGGAGCATTCAATATTTCAAAACTATATGTGAAAATCTAATTGGCGGAGACAACTTAATTATTACCATAGAAAACACAGAAGGCTATCCTGCACACCAGAGAGAAGCAATTGATATTCTGCTTGAAAGTCCTGTTTTCGCTCTGACATGGGATATTGGGCACTCTCATTCTGCCGATGATATTGATGAAAAATATATTATGCAAAATGAGTGTAAATTAAAACATTTTCATATACACGATGCCAACGGGAAAAAAAATCATCTGACTCTTGGCGAAGGAAATATTAATTTGCTTGAAAAGCTTAATATTGCCAATCAAAATCATTGCAGATGCGTGATTGAAACAAAAACTGTTGCATCATTGCATAAGTCATTAAATTGGTTGAATACCCATTGGGAGCAATAA
- a CDS encoding helix-turn-helix transcriptional regulator: protein MKNSIRELRKDKKYRQEDLAMALGVTRQTINAIENDKYDPTLLLAFKLANILGTTVDELFEPDTTTLK from the coding sequence ATGAAGAATAGCATACGAGAATTACGTAAAGATAAAAAATATAGACAAGAAGATTTGGCTATGGCATTAGGTGTTACACGACAAACGATAAATGCGATTGAAAATGACAAATATGACCCCACTCTGCTATTAGCCTTTAAGCTGGCAAACATACTGGGAACGACGGTTGACGAGCTTTTTGAACCTGACACAACCACACTTAAATGA
- a CDS encoding MGMT family protein: protein MTQFTEEVLVIIKGIPYGRVMSYGRVARLAGNTRGARQVVRILHSMSEKYNLPWHRIINSKGKISITDKRYAAFQRELLISEGIEVSEDGYIDISTYGI from the coding sequence ATGACACAGTTTACTGAGGAAGTCCTGGTAATAATTAAGGGAATACCATATGGGAGAGTTATGAGCTACGGTAGGGTTGCGAGACTTGCAGGAAATACCAGAGGTGCGAGGCAGGTGGTCAGGATACTTCATTCCATGTCTGAGAAATACAATCTCCCATGGCACCGGATCATTAACTCCAAAGGCAAAATATCAATCACGGATAAAAGATATGCAGCTTTTCAAAGAGAACTTCTTATATCAGAAGGAATAGAGGTATCCGAGGACGGATACATAGATATTTCTACCTATGGAATATGA